ACATCACTGGTCTTAACTATTCCTTTGCCTCAATGGCCTTTCCCATTAGAATAGCTGCATCTCCTCTGGTTAATACACCTAACGGCTTAAAATAAATCTTTCCGTTTTCGCTAGAACCAACAATTATGCCACTGTAAAAAGCAGTGATAATTTCCCTGTATCCAAAATAAGACGAACTTAGATCAATAAACGGATTTTCTGCATCAATAATGGAAAGAGCCAAAGCTCTCACAAGCATCG
The Caldisericota bacterium genome window above contains:
- a CDS encoding S-layer homology domain-containing protein — its product is MLVRALALSIIDAENPFIDLSSSYFGYREIITAFYSGIIVGSSENGKIYFKPLGVLTRGDAAILMGKAIEAKE